The following coding sequences lie in one Flagellimonas eckloniae genomic window:
- a CDS encoding M1 family metallopeptidase, whose product MKSTLVFFFAVFTSVSLLSAQNNTSYWQQHVDYMMDVTMDVKTYQYSGTQKLTYTNNSPDVLNRVYYHLYFNAFQPGSEMDVRLQQVKDPDGRMLNEGKSRIAALSESEMGHLHVQSLTQDGTAVSFNEEGTILVVDLVNPIPSGGKTVLDMEFKGQVPLQIRRSGRNNKEGVALSMSQWYPKLSEYDFEGWHPNPYISREFHGVWGDFDVKLTIDKDYTVGGSGYLQNPQEIGHGYATPETKVKTKGKTLTWHFKAPNVHDFMWAADPDYIHDVVKMDDGPDLHFYYKNDPEIIENWKNLQPKTADAMRFFSKNIGKYPYDQYSVVQGGDGGMEYAMSTLITGKRKFGSLVGVMVHEMAHSWFQHVLATNESKHEWMDEGFTTFISSLCMNEVMEQGLENPFEGSYKGYYALVNSGLELPQGTHADRYATNFAYGISAYSKGSIFLSQLGYIIGQDKLMETIRKYFEDFKFKHPVPNDIKRTAEKVSGMELDWYLTDWTQTTNTIDYAIKSVDADGEKTKVVLERIGEMPMPLDLLIAFEGDVQETYYVPLQMMRGEKENPYPTLKRAVVEDWAWAHPTYELIIDKPLSSIKAIVIDPSQLMADVDGENNVYQPE is encoded by the coding sequence ACTTCTGTTTCACTTCTGTCTGCACAAAACAATACTTCGTATTGGCAACAACATGTAGATTATATGATGGACGTTACCATGGATGTTAAAACCTATCAATATTCAGGAACACAAAAGCTTACCTACACGAATAACTCCCCAGATGTATTAAATAGAGTTTATTATCATTTATATTTTAACGCATTTCAACCTGGAAGTGAGATGGATGTAAGGCTTCAACAAGTTAAAGATCCAGATGGTAGAATGCTCAATGAAGGAAAAAGTAGAATTGCGGCTCTTTCGGAAAGTGAAATGGGTCATTTGCACGTGCAATCTCTAACCCAAGATGGAACAGCTGTTTCTTTTAATGAAGAAGGCACCATATTGGTTGTGGATTTGGTCAACCCTATCCCTTCAGGTGGAAAAACTGTTTTGGATATGGAGTTCAAAGGGCAAGTGCCATTACAGATTAGACGATCTGGAAGGAACAATAAAGAAGGGGTTGCCCTTTCCATGAGTCAATGGTATCCAAAACTTTCAGAATATGATTTTGAAGGATGGCATCCCAATCCATACATCTCAAGGGAGTTTCACGGAGTTTGGGGTGATTTTGATGTGAAACTCACTATTGACAAAGACTATACCGTTGGAGGTTCGGGTTATTTGCAAAACCCCCAGGAAATTGGGCATGGATATGCAACACCAGAAACCAAGGTAAAAACAAAGGGCAAAACCCTAACATGGCATTTTAAAGCACCCAATGTGCATGACTTTATGTGGGCTGCCGATCCAGACTATATACATGATGTTGTTAAAATGGATGACGGTCCAGATTTACATTTCTACTACAAAAATGACCCTGAAATCATAGAAAATTGGAAGAATCTTCAGCCAAAAACAGCAGATGCCATGCGTTTTTTCAGCAAAAATATCGGCAAATACCCGTATGACCAGTATTCTGTTGTGCAAGGAGGAGATGGAGGTATGGAATATGCCATGAGTACATTAATTACGGGCAAAAGAAAGTTTGGAAGTCTAGTCGGGGTAATGGTACATGAGATGGCCCATTCCTGGTTTCAGCATGTTTTGGCCACTAACGAATCCAAACACGAATGGATGGACGAAGGCTTCACAACTTTTATAAGTAGCCTTTGCATGAATGAAGTGATGGAACAAGGTCTGGAGAATCCTTTTGAAGGTTCATACAAAGGGTATTATGCCTTGGTAAATTCTGGTTTGGAGCTTCCACAAGGCACCCATGCAGATCGCTATGCAACAAACTTTGCCTACGGTATTTCAGCATACAGTAAAGGTTCTATCTTTTTGTCCCAGCTCGGTTATATCATCGGTCAGGATAAATTAATGGAAACGATACGAAAATATTTTGAAGACTTTAAGTTTAAGCATCCAGTACCCAATGACATTAAAAGAACCGCTGAAAAAGTATCGGGAATGGAATTGGATTGGTATTTAACAGATTGGACCCAAACCACAAATACCATTGATTATGCCATTAAAAGTGTTGATGCTGATGGCGAAAAAACAAAGGTGGTACTTGAACGTATTGGCGAAATGCCCATGCCTTTAGATCTTTTAATTGCTTTTGAGGGTGATGTTCAAGAAACGTATTATGTTCCGTTGCAAATGATGCGTGGAGAAAAGGAAAATCCGTATCCAACACTTAAAAGAGCGGTAGTTGAAGATTGGGCTTGGGCTCATCCAACATACGAACTTATCATTGATAAGCCCTTAAGTTCTATAAAGGCAATTGTGATTGATCCATCTCAGCTTATGGCTGATGTAGATGGAGAAAACAATGTATATCAACCAGAATAG
- a CDS encoding S41 family peptidase, with translation MKRLIHKKVLIPVIAVAFLVVGSSYKSDFFEIAKQIEIFTTLFKELNMNYVDETNPAELMDSAIKNMLDGLDPYTRFLNEQDVEAYKINNAGEYSGIGALVRSYESKLVVVEPYKDYPADKAGLKAGDEIIKIGAIKVSDFDDNASELLKGANGTSVDITFVRQAETKTAVLKREGVEVDAVPFYDMIDDKTGYIVLSKFNRKASSQTKSAIQDLKGKGMERLVLDLRGNPGGLLSEAINVTNLFVPKGELIVTTKSKVKKFNQEYKTKNQPEDLDIPLVVLVDGKSASASEIVSGGLQDLDRAVIIGARSFGKGLVQRPLKLTYGTQLKVTISRYYTPSGRCIQSLDYWNRDEGGNAVRNTTFKEFTTRNGRKVQDGGGVMPDVEITSLKSNTLIDALQRNSIIFDFATDFYYDNSFASVNDFNFSGADFNAFKDYARQQNFSFQTETEELLEQTINAEEHLLGPEVQEKYKDLLLATNKGKIVALDTFKEEIQKNLEDEIIKRYFYRDGLYSYYLKHDDAILTAKELLGNTAEYQRILK, from the coding sequence ATGAAAAGATTGATACATAAGAAAGTATTAATTCCCGTAATAGCCGTTGCCTTTTTGGTAGTAGGGAGTAGTTATAAAAGCGATTTTTTTGAGATTGCCAAGCAGATTGAAATTTTCACTACGCTGTTCAAAGAGTTGAACATGAATTATGTGGATGAAACCAATCCTGCGGAGCTCATGGATTCTGCGATTAAAAACATGCTGGATGGATTAGATCCGTACACCCGGTTTTTAAATGAACAGGATGTTGAAGCATATAAAATCAATAATGCGGGCGAATATTCAGGTATTGGGGCCTTGGTCCGTTCTTATGAAAGCAAATTAGTCGTTGTGGAACCGTATAAAGACTATCCAGCAGATAAAGCGGGATTAAAGGCAGGTGATGAAATTATCAAAATTGGAGCTATAAAAGTGTCCGACTTTGATGATAATGCAAGTGAGCTTTTAAAAGGCGCAAATGGCACCAGTGTAGATATTACTTTTGTTAGACAGGCAGAAACTAAAACAGCGGTCTTAAAACGTGAAGGTGTGGAAGTGGATGCAGTTCCATTTTATGACATGATCGATGACAAAACGGGATATATAGTACTTTCCAAATTCAATAGAAAAGCTTCGAGCCAAACCAAATCTGCCATCCAAGACTTAAAAGGGAAAGGTATGGAGCGTTTGGTATTAGATCTACGGGGAAATCCGGGGGGGCTGCTTTCAGAAGCCATCAATGTCACCAATCTGTTTGTTCCAAAAGGAGAATTGATTGTTACCACAAAATCAAAGGTCAAAAAATTCAACCAAGAATATAAGACCAAAAACCAGCCTGAGGATTTGGATATTCCTTTAGTGGTTCTTGTGGATGGCAAAAGCGCTTCGGCCAGTGAAATTGTATCCGGTGGACTGCAAGATTTGGACCGTGCGGTTATTATTGGCGCCAGAAGCTTTGGAAAAGGCTTGGTACAACGACCCTTAAAACTTACGTATGGAACACAATTGAAAGTGACCATTTCACGATATTACACGCCTTCAGGCCGTTGTATTCAATCTCTGGATTATTGGAACAGGGATGAGGGCGGTAATGCTGTTCGGAACACCACTTTTAAAGAATTTACAACAAGAAACGGCCGTAAAGTTCAAGATGGGGGCGGAGTAATGCCCGATGTTGAGATTACTTCCTTAAAATCCAACACTTTGATAGACGCTCTTCAAAGAAATAGCATCATTTTTGATTTTGCTACGGATTTTTATTACGATAATTCATTCGCTTCTGTAAATGATTTTAATTTTTCTGGAGCCGATTTCAATGCTTTTAAGGATTATGCGAGGCAACAGAATTTTTCTTTTCAAACAGAAACCGAGGAATTGTTGGAGCAAACCATAAATGCCGAAGAACATTTGTTGGGTCCTGAAGTACAGGAAAAATACAAGGATCTTTTATTGGCAACCAACAAGGGGAAAATTGTTGCGCTAGACACGTTTAAGGAAGAGATTCAAAAAAATCTTGAAGACGAAATCATCAAACGTTATTTTTATAGGGATGGTCTTTATTCGTATTATTTAAAACATGATGACGCCATTCTTACGGCAAAAGAACTCTTGGGCAATACGGCAGAATATCAGCGTATATTAAAATAG
- a CDS encoding epoxide hydrolase family protein, with the protein MIKEFKINIPQPKIDDLKERIKKTRWLDETENSDWKLGTEINYLKELSDYWESEFNWRKIEDKINSFPNYITEIDNLKVHFLYIKSDRENSIPLLITHGWPGSFLEMLKIIPLLKDEFDLVIPSIIGFGFSENKLKNDADYGFVADIWHKLMVKLGYQNYGLQGGDLGAGISIRLAQKHPENIIGMHLNYISDSYKPYSAEENNNEVKEYQEYLKNWNEKEGAYAIIQSTKPLSLAYGLNNSPIGLCAWILEKFNAWSDNNGNIENCFSKDELLANISLYWFTKTIYSSIKFYHGISLSPLVFKETDFINVPVGYAKFPKEIPIPPRKYIEKGLNIVHWTEMPKGGHFAALEQPELLVSDLKAFFRKIEKSTMPNNV; encoded by the coding sequence ATGATAAAAGAATTTAAAATAAACATACCGCAACCTAAGATTGACGATTTAAAAGAAAGGATTAAGAAAACAAGATGGTTAGATGAAACCGAAAATTCCGATTGGAAATTAGGAACAGAGATAAATTACCTCAAAGAACTATCCGATTATTGGGAAAGTGAATTTAACTGGAGAAAAATCGAGGATAAAATCAATTCATTTCCAAATTACATAACTGAAATAGATAATTTAAAAGTTCATTTCCTATATATCAAAAGCGACCGAGAAAATTCAATCCCACTTTTGATTACTCACGGATGGCCTGGTTCTTTTCTTGAAATGCTGAAAATCATACCACTTTTAAAAGACGAATTTGACTTGGTTATTCCGTCAATCATCGGATTTGGATTTTCAGAGAACAAACTTAAAAATGACGCTGATTATGGTTTTGTAGCTGACATATGGCATAAATTAATGGTTAAGCTAGGCTATCAAAACTACGGATTACAAGGCGGAGACCTAGGAGCTGGAATTAGTATCCGATTGGCACAAAAACACCCTGAAAATATTATCGGAATGCATCTTAACTATATTTCCGACTCATACAAACCCTATTCAGCAGAAGAAAACAATAATGAAGTCAAAGAGTATCAAGAATACTTAAAAAACTGGAATGAAAAAGAAGGAGCATATGCAATCATTCAAAGCACAAAACCTTTGTCGCTAGCTTACGGCCTTAACAATTCACCTATTGGACTTTGTGCTTGGATTCTCGAAAAGTTCAATGCTTGGAGTGATAATAACGGAAATATCGAAAACTGTTTTTCAAAAGATGAATTGCTTGCCAACATTAGCCTTTATTGGTTTACGAAAACAATTTATTCCTCTATAAAATTTTATCATGGAATAAGTTTAAGCCCTTTGGTTTTTAAAGAGACTGATTTTATAAATGTTCCGGTAGGCTATGCGAAATTCCCAAAAGAAATACCTATTCCACCGAGAAAATATATTGAAAAAGGACTGAATATCGTGCATTGGACTGAAATGCCTAAAGGTGGACATTTTGCTGCTTTGGAACAACCTGAACTTTTGGTGTCTGACTTAAAAGCGTTCTTTAGAAAAATAGAAAAAAGCACTATGCCCAACAATGTATAA
- a CDS encoding DinB family protein, giving the protein MASLLLTSENQIQRLNQMVAKVKSLQELDTSQVQIKPRPKSWNVLEVIAHLNIAYRFYVPKLDKALETLPSQESGSMEFKARTRQRFVIEGQRPKNGVRKMKLKTLRRFRPMLNEHELTPEKIDSIFEEFFKLHGHLKESILKSRTKDVSKIKITSAIGPIVNFYLPECFEFLLCHMERHMVQIDEILG; this is encoded by the coding sequence ATGGCAAGCTTACTTCTTACTTCTGAAAACCAAATTCAGCGCCTGAACCAAATGGTTGCGAAGGTGAAATCGCTTCAAGAATTGGATACTTCTCAAGTACAAATAAAGCCACGTCCAAAATCTTGGAATGTACTTGAAGTAATTGCCCATTTGAACATTGCGTATCGCTTTTATGTCCCCAAACTGGACAAGGCTTTGGAAACCTTGCCTTCTCAAGAATCAGGTTCCATGGAATTCAAGGCCCGGACACGGCAAAGGTTTGTGATTGAGGGGCAACGACCCAAAAATGGGGTTAGAAAAATGAAACTGAAAACCCTAAGGCGTTTTAGGCCAATGCTAAACGAACATGAGTTGACCCCTGAAAAAATTGACTCTATCTTTGAAGAATTCTTTAAGCTGCACGGCCATTTAAAGGAATCCATTTTAAAAAGCAGAACCAAGGATGTTTCCAAAATAAAAATCACTTCTGCTATTGGTCCCATTGTCAACTTTTATCTGCCCGAATGTTTTGAGTTTCTGCTTTGTCATATGGAACGCCATATGGTGCAGATAGATGAGATCTTAGGATAA
- the rnpA gene encoding ribonuclease P protein component, with product MVVNMYENPIEEHKNLVFPKKEKLKNKKLFEQLFSEGKSMSAFPIKLLYTKAVFDDDVSIKVGVVAPKKKFKTAVKRNRVKRLLREAYRINKPLVFNNIEGNYAFLFLYLSNKIPNYEEVEGAMKELLKTFLKKESHEKIDT from the coding sequence ATGGTGGTCAATATGTACGAAAACCCAATAGAGGAACATAAAAACCTTGTTTTTCCAAAAAAGGAAAAGCTCAAAAACAAAAAGCTTTTTGAGCAACTCTTTAGTGAAGGAAAAAGCATGAGTGCATTTCCTATAAAATTACTGTATACCAAAGCCGTTTTTGATGATGATGTCAGTATTAAAGTAGGTGTTGTTGCCCCAAAGAAAAAGTTTAAGACGGCAGTAAAGCGAAATAGGGTTAAACGGCTACTTCGTGAGGCATATCGAATTAACAAGCCTCTCGTTTTTAACAACATAGAGGGAAACTATGCGTTCCTGTTTTTATATCTTAGTAATAAGATACCCAATTACGAGGAAGTAGAGGGAGCAATGAAAGAGCTTTTAAAAACCTTCCTAAAAAAAGAGTCCCATGAAAAGATTGATACATAA